The Vigna angularis cultivar LongXiaoDou No.4 chromosome 6, ASM1680809v1, whole genome shotgun sequence genome contains the following window.
TTGTGCGTTCTTCTTCACCTTTGAAGCACCAACCTTTTATTGTCTTTACCAATCCAAGAGATGCAATAgtatttttgtttatcttatttGTACAATTACCAGACACTTTTGCTCGCCACTAATATCCACCCCTTGAAGCATAAGTATACAACTTACAAAAATAGCATAGGGCAGATAATGAGATTGCTTAAGTGCAACATTTGTCATATGATCCTTTAGTACCTCCACCTAGTTGGTGGGAACATCATTTTTTATTGCATATGACAAATAAACATCTTCGGTAGTCATTCTATCTTGTAGCAATCTTCCAAGTAGAATTACCCATGCAAGAAGGTAAGCTGTAATCCTTTCTTCCATGTTCAATCCTTCATGCACATAGATTCTTTCAATAGTATATCTTCCCGGAAATCTCAGCTAGTTTCTGTAGATATCTCTCTTTTTCAGTCACCGTTTTGTCGTAGAATTTGGTAGATGAGAGAAGATGCCTTCTGCTTTTAGTCCCGTAATTTCTTGCCATATACATCATTTTTAATGTGAATATTAACACCTTTCACTCTTGACTACATGACACCATTTGTTATCCTCAAGTTGTTGTAAAACACCCTTACTAGGTCAGGGTACCAGTCACCCTTCATTTGAAGTAATGTAGAGAGTTCCTAAGTTTCAAGCCATCCTAGAAACTAAAAGCCCTCTCTTTCAAACATACCTAGATTCAGATACTTGGGTGGAACAACAATCTTGACTCTTCCATCTAGAAATCTTTCTCTAGTCTCGTCATCATTGATCCAACCTGAGGGATTAGGACCTCTTGCAGTTGCTACTTCTTTGCCTCTGCTTCCCCCTGATGGCACTAAATTAGTATGTTCTACTAAGTCAAAAATTGCCTTACCCATTATGATAGGAAACGTATAGGAGGGAAATAGAAAGTTTTCTAACCTATTTTCTCAAAATATCAAGAGTATCTCGTCAATGTTAACCCTATTTGGATTTTGCGACAAGTAATTAAACTTCCAAAACtcattaaaatttagaaaaatgaaaagttatacTCATTAAACTTTTGATACAttaatcttacttttttttttcttttatcatgcTCAATCTAAACCATGTGTTAAGTTAATTTCTAATTCACATTTactatatcaaattttaatttaaattttacaaattctATCAATTCCcttaatctttaaaattattttacaacttTTATTTCAATGTAAAAGATATATAAGATTTAAAGATTAAGAGTCTCGTTGACAAAtgttttaattagaatttttttacatggtttatatttaaccttttatattttataataccTTTCTATTTCTCTCCTACATTTCCTATCATGTCCCACTCCCTCTTAACATGCAAACTGGTACCTAAACAAAGGACTCCCATACCACCAAGTAATCAAAATACCTTTGTGCAGATTgcaattgtatttatttacatacTATTGTATAGAAGGGCCTTCAACAACATTTAAATCACATTCTAGTAGATTAGGTTACATGTGCATTAATCTTGGTTTCTTTCTTCTTATCCTAACGCAATGTAAAATACCTTTTATTATGctatgaattttattaaattcatcTTAATGTTCTTCTATGTTTTgaccattttaattttttaatagagTTTGTCAAATTTATGTATGACCATccaattgcatttatttttgtCAGTACATGGCATCTAGTGGTTCTCACCCACCTCCTCCACTCTCAGCACAATCCAATAAGGAGAAGGGAAAAAGCAATATGTGGTGAAGTTGTTATCATGGTGATGAAGTGCAACAAGATCAATGCCCAGATGAACAAAATCCTTAGTGATTGATTATTAGCAAACTCTAGACTTGTCATTCTAAGTTGTTTGACATCTTatgaattgtaaaatttatttgtttggcATCTTAGGAACAATACAATCTATTTATGAATATTAGACATTTTGCAAACTTATTTTGCTAATGATTTTTGTgtaatatatatctattttaaatGTGAAATGTTTGATATGGTGTTGAAAAAAAGTAATTGTGATTACTAGTTGTATGTATATTACAAGTTTGTGATTAAGGTATATGTAAGtgttgaataatttattttatgtaaacaatgttatatacggatttttctgTATGTAATTACGTACAAATTTTTCTGTATGTAATTGcatgttgatggattggcaagtgtaccaaatcgcacaagtaatggtaagaccaagtatcgtatccctggagactctcggcactagacagttgtgtgatagcacaattaattaagacttaaataaaacgagatcattggtttaagatgcaaagacagaaaattaaatatgaatgcaaattgatcaatagtagagtaacacaaagatgaacggaggttgtttataaaatgagatgattatgttgttagggtttgatttcaccaattttactctcatgtatataagaattcttcttttggcaataatgttaacgtcactcactaaattacttagaacccgatccctagGCGTAATAAGCCTgtcttaattcctagttcgtgcaattccaagggttcctagaaaattaagtctgaagatcaagagcttaagacgaccaagtactcataccctcatccctgataaatattacccttgggagaattcaacaagaatctgaattgtaaggaaccttccagcactcatgcaattcataaatcatgctactaaatgagttaaatagagcaagcattgaaacagatgaattccctaacaattaatgaaaaagcatataaattaagaatcaattcaaatacatgagagttcacaaggttacatcatcccccaacaacaaatagagtttagttccccatagacatggagaaactagatgaataatggaaaagcatgagatagtgaaaccctaaaagtacaagaggaagctcccgcctccaaatccgcctttagagagtagaagagtaTGCTGTCGTGTTGCgccagccaaagataccaaacctagagcgcctaggtcctttaaataaagtcggAAAGGAGTACAAACAGGGCCCGGTCCAAACAAatcgaaacagagcaaaaagTGGGCCGAATCCACGACGCACGATGCTCGAgcgccccatttagggcgccTGGGCAGTGGACGATCCTCATGTAGGGCTGGAGCCTTCAATTGGACGCCTAGGCTTCGGGGTCCGACCCTCAGGCGGCCTAGGAGGGCGCCTGGGTGGTGGACGTCGTTTTTCCGAGGCTCAAGCCTCCAAATaaggcgcccaagcttcgtgtgATTCCTCCTTttggtgcttttccaggcctttctgagcttTAACTCCTTAGTACTTCATCTATGCTTTCTGCATTCTCTCATTACCtatcaaaacaagggaatttattcataaaatcatcatattcaacctcaactctcttatttacacaacttaatgaaaaagcatgagtccaagcaaatttctaagtgaaaaagggtgtatttagtatcaaaattacatcacaaataacggtattcTCAACTGTTaacacaaccccaaacttagaactttgcttgtcctcaagcaaattAGAGTGTAACTCAGCTTTTCAGAATAATCACTTCAATGActcaacctttttcaaaaactttttcttttcaaataagcaatcacttttatcaactcaaCATAAAGATATCAGTCAAAGTGTGCATCTAccttaattcaattaaaatcaatgtgatgctcatatgTTTCAACAGATgttatccttaagaatgatcaatcaaccaagcaaagatgtaatcagaaattcaGAGAACTACTCatcaccaaagaaagtgtttcactcaagcactcaaaagtgtatcactcaagcactcaaaactCAACTCACAGttgtatagtgaggtgttgggGATTCTTTtactctgctatcacaatgtcacataaattaatttttcctttcatttaaccaaaatcaaacatactcacaagcaagttttcatcacaagggcttttcttggcttgtaacttggctgggctaagaagaaacatggtttttttaggaatgcaaaatccttgagttaagagagatatttatgaatttaacaaTTACACACAAgttctcttttcaagaagatCTTTTTCTTATTCCCAACATTTTCCCTTAGAgtgagcttttctttcttttcttttgatttctctttttctttttcttgtgcTCATTGCTCATTTTTctagcaaccccaaacttgaacctttatcaatacctcacaaatattctcaactcaactcaaggtaaagaatttaaaacagggttttcaaaacatgcttaaggctaaaggttcaaaggatggaacaaactgttctctttttatttggaaaaattcaTGAGTAGGCTAAAAAGataagggataacaaaagatggccttgatcatatgaaacctgcaagcaagtagttcaatcacagaaaatttgggcaaaatcattcatgtttccaaagtaatagcaattattcacaacaactctgaagcccaaaactcacacaagtaaactctcaagtcccagaattcagaaaaacatcttgctcagtatctcaatcaaattttacctcaagcacctgttCCATACATTGTGAGCCATCACTTGTATATCAGCACATCATGCATCGTCttaacatcaatcaatacactagaatatcacaaagcaatactcatcacaaaacacATGACAGTTGAATCAAAGTAGTGTAGttcattcaagcaaagtacaataacaaaacaattgattaaaaagaaaacaaatatcaaaacaaaagattaaaaagaaaacaaataacaaaataaaagattaaaaagaaaggtttagaaagctaggttgcctcccaataagcgcttctttaacatcactagcttgacccaataagctTAATCAAGATCAACCAATTCCATGATTGTGGACAGGCGTTCCAGCTCACCACCAAGATAATGCTTGAGACGTTGTCCATTGACAACCCAACTTCTTTGTGGATCTTCAGAGGAAGGGTATGTTAACTCAACTGCTCCATGTGGAAGAACATTCTTGATTACAAATGAACCAGACCACTTGGACTTCAACTTTCCAGGGAAAAGTTTCAGTCTTGAATTGAACAGCAGCACCCTCTGTCCTCGACTAAAGACTTTCTTCACCAGCTTCTTGTCATGATAAAACTTCACCTTTTCTTTGCAGTTCTTTGAGGAATCATAGGAATGCAGTCGCATCTCCTCAAGCTCAATAAGTTGCCTTCTTCTCTTTTCAGTAGTGTCACCAGGATCATAATTCAAGAATTTTACGGCCCATAGATCTCGATCTTCCATCTCCACCGGAAGGTGACATGCCTTTCCATAAACCATTTGGAAAGGAGATAATCCAATAATTGTCTTCATTGCAGTTTTATAGGGCCACAGGGCATCATCTAACTTCTaagaccaatcctttcttgatgaggCAATTCTCTTTTCTAGAATCCTTTTTATCTCCCTATTTGAAACTTCTGCTTGCTCGTTtgtctgtggatgataaggtgtagCTACCTTATGTCTCACACCATAGTGCTTGAGTACCCTTGTCAGCtgaaaattgcaaaaatgagatcctccatcactaatgaGTACTCGAGGCGTTCCAAATCGGGAAAAAATTTGctttttcagaaaattaataaCAGTTTTAGAATCATTCCTCGGACAAGCCAGGTCTTCCACCCATTTGCTCACATAATCCACTACCACcaatatatattcattgttgaaagaggGTGGAAAAGGTCCAACAAAGTCTATGCCCCAAcaatcaaaattttcaacttcTAGTATTCCTTGTAGTGGCATTTCATGACGTCTGGAGATATTCCCCGTcctttgacacttatcacagtttttggcatgattatgagcatctttaaatagagtaggccaataaaatcctgactGAAGTACTTTTGCAACTATTCTCTCTCCACTAAAATTCCCCCCATAAGGTGAGTCATGACAGTGCCATAAAATTCCTCCCACTTCTTCCTTAGTAACACAACGCCTTAGAAGATTATCTGCCCCAATTTTGAACAagtaaggatcatcccaaataaaCTCTTTGGCATCATctaaaaacctttttctttgttgccaattaGGATCTTCTGGGATTACTTCTGCAACTttaaaattagccatatcagtaAACCATGACCTTTGTTGAATATAGATGATTGTTTCCTCCGAGAAGGATTCCCATATTTCTGCTTCCTTGCTTGTAACTTCATTGTTAACCAACCGAGATAAGTGATCAGTAATTACATTTTCACTTCCCTTCTTGTCACGGATTTCCACATCAAACTCTTGTAGCAgaagtacccatctaatcaacCGCGGCTTAGAATCCGGCTTAGTTAGTAAATACTTTATAGCTGCATGGTCTGTGTAGATAATCATtttagacccaatgagataaGGACTAAATTTCTCCAAGGCATACACAATAGCCAGCAATTCTTTTTCTGTAGTGGCATAATTCAACTAGGCTTGATTCAAAACCTTGCTTGCataataaataatgtgaaaTACCTTCTTTCTTCTCTAACCAAGAACAGCTGCTATAGCATAAGTGTTGGCATCACACATCAGCTCAAAATCTTGGCTCCAATGAGGAGCTACAATTATTGGGGCTGaaatcaactttttcttcaagaCATCAAATGCCTTAAGACACTCATCATCCATCACAAATGGTGCGTCTTTAACAAGGAGGTTCCTCAGTAGTTTGGCAATATTTGAAAagtctttgatgaatcttctgtaAAAACCAACATGACGCAATGTT
Protein-coding sequences here:
- the LOC108341341 gene encoding uncharacterized protein LOC108341341; this translates as MKTIIGLSPFQMVYGKACHLPVEMEDRDLWAVKFLNYDPGDTTEKRRRQLIELEEMRLHSYDSSKNCKEKVKFYHDKKLVKKVFSRGQRVLLFNSRLKLFPGKLKSKWSGSFVIKNVLPHGAVELTYPSSEDPQRSWVVNGQRLKHYLGGELERLSTIMELVDLD